The Staphylococcus saprophyticus subsp. saprophyticus ATCC 15305 = NCTC 7292 genome contains the following window.
AGAGTCTCCTTTTTTAATGAGCTCGATATGTATGCAGAAATTAATGATTTGAATTCAAAAGATATTATAGAAGGTGTTAGTTTAGATTCTAGAATTGGGGAACATTATAATAATCCGTCCTTTGGATATGGTGGTTATTGCTTACCAAAAGATACGAAGCAATTAAAAGCAAATTATAAAAATATTCCGAACAATATTATATCCGCAGTAGTAGACTCTAATAATACAAGGAAAAAATTTATAACTAATCAAATTATGTCTAAGAACCCAAAAACTGTAGGAATATATAGATTAACTATGAAAACCAACTCTGATAATTTTAGATATTCATCTATACAAGACATTATGCACAATTTAAATGAGAAGACAGAATTAATTATATATGAACCTACCTATAAAGAAGATACATTTGAAAATATAAAAGTTGAACATGATTTAAAAAAATTTAAAAATACATCTGATATTATACTTTCTAATCGATATGAAAAGGATCTCGAAGATGTATTAAATAAAGTTTATACACGAGATATATTTAAAAGAGATTAAAATTAAAATAATCTAATTCAAGTAGATAACTATTGAATTAGATTATTATTATATTAATTTTTATTTATTGATAAATTATGTCTATATATATTTGAAAATGCTATCATAAAACCTAAAGAAGCAAATAATATTTTATTGCCTATTATATCACCTGATATATTAGCATTTAATAAAGTATAAATAAATATAAGTAAAATCTTCCAATATAGTAGTTTGTTTTGTTTATCTTTTTGAAAATTCAAGTGCAAATTATACAATGAATAAATTAATATTATTGAAAAGATTAATATACCGATGATACCTAGTTCAGCTGCAATTTCTAGAAAGATATTATGAGGATAATCATTTGCCATCCCGTAATACTTTGAAAAACTATCAATTCCTTTTCCATATATTGGACTATCTTTAAACATATCGAAAGCTATTTTAAAACGATCAATTCTTCCACTTGCTGAGGCGCCACCTCCTGATTGGGTAGTTAGGAAAAGCAAGCGAGTCTTAAAAGTTTCGAAAATCGCTAAATTTGATTTGAAAAAGATTAAAACAACTGTAATTAAAAATACAATAAATGAAGGTAAAAGCTTGTTATATTTTAATGTTTTATTATTCAAATTCACTTGGAATAATAAAAATATTAAAATAGTGATTATTAAAAATAACAAGGGTGCTCTACCGCCTGATACTATTAGGATCAATAATAGAAATAAGGTTGTCATTGAAGTGAATATTTTATTAGTAATACTTTGTTTGATTAATAAAATATTTGCTAATAATATGAGAATACTTATACCTAATAGTCTACCTAATGCTAAATAATCAGAACCGAATACATTCAGTTGAGTATGAATAGTATTATTGAAATATTCCTTAAGACCAAAAATTGAAGATATTAATGCTAAAATTATGATTCCTTTAAAAACTTTATTAAAGGAATTATTAGATTTTATTATCAAAAAAGAACCAATAAATGCCCATCCAGATGTTAGTGAAAAATGAAGTGATTTTGTTAAAGAATCAGCCGAAGGACTATAAAAATAACTTATAAAAATATAAACTATAAAAAATATAAATATTATTATGGAAACAAGTGATTGTTTATAAAGATATCCATCTTTTATTGTGTCATATAAAGTTATCGAAATTGAAGCAAATAATAAAGCAATAGTTATATCTATAGCACCACTAAAAGGCACCACTGATTTATAAAAGCCCGCGTATAAAAAAAGTACAAATAAAATTTCTTTACTGAATATTAATTTCGTATATGTTTTCATGGTTTAATTCCTACCTATATGTTAATTAAGTACAATATAACTATATCACATTTGATAAATGAATAATGTATTTTGTTAAAGTTTATGAATTTTTATAAAATGAATTATTATTTTATATTTATGATGGTTAGTTGTTAATTATCTAGAAAAATTAAAAGGAGAGTAAGTGTATGAAAAGAGTTTTTGATTTGTTTACTTCCATAGTAGTTTTAGGATTTTTATCGCCATTCCTATTTTTAGTTTCTATAGCTATTAAATTAGAATCTAAAGGTCCAATTGTTTTTAAACAAAAACGACCTGGTATAAATAATAAAATTTTTAATATTTATAAATTTAGATCTATGAAAGTTGAAACACCAGATGTGGCAACTGATAAAATTGATGCTAATATATACATTACTAAATCAGGACGTTTTATTAGAAAAACTTCAATTGATGAATTACCTCAATTATTTAATGTTATTAAAGGTGATATGTCTGTAGTTGGTCCTAGACCAGCTTTATATAATCAATATGATTTGATTGCTAAAAGAACGAATGAAAGTGTGCATACGGTAAAACCTGGACTAACGGGCTTAGCACAAGTAATGGGTAGAGATGATATTACAGATGATCAAAAAGTTCAATATGATAAATATTACGTTGAAAACCAAACTTTCATTTTAGATATGTTTATTATATACAAAACGATTAGAAACACGATAACATCCGAAGGTGTGAAACATTAATGGGAAAAACAATTTTAATCACTGGTAAGAATGGATATATTAGAAATCGTTTAAATGATTGTTTAAAGGTACAAGGTCATGTTGTTGACTAAATTAATGTTAGAGGAAATCAGTGGAAAGAATTAGATTTTAGTAAATATAACGTCATTATACATTTAGCCGCAATTGTACATAATAATAACCCAAATGCTACTATGGTAAATTATATGAATGTAAATTACTATCTAACAAAAGAAATAGCTGAAAAAGCTAAAAGCGAAGGCGTAAATCAGTTTATATTCTTTAGTATTATGTCAGTATTTGGTCTTGATGGCGAAGTAGGTAAACAAGTTATTATAAGTAAAAAAACTTTAACTAAACCAAAAACTTCATATGGACTATCAAAAATACGTGCAGAAGAAATGTTAGATGAAATTCAATCAAATGAATTTAAGGTAGCTCTTTTAAGATCATCAATGATTTATGGTGAATCAGCACCAGGTAATTTTAGTAAGTTGATTAAACTATCTAAACATTTCACCTCTATATCCTCGAATTGATAATCAAAGAAGTAGTATATATATTGAAAATCTTGAGATTTATATTAATGAACTTATTGAGAATGAAAGTTCAGGTATATTTAATCCACAAAATAATGATTACTTAAATACTAATCATGCAATTTTTAAAATGAGAGAATTGCAAAATAAAAAAAGTATTAGTATTAAATTACCGAACAAGCTATTAAAATTATTTGGTAAATTATCGATCTTCAATAAATTATATGGAAACTTAGTATATTCAAAGGATATAGATGAAGTGAATTATAATGATGATTTTATTACAGAAACGGAAGCGTATATTAAAACTTTGAAACATAAATCTAGGTTTTAAAAATGAAAAGTAGATTTTACATTGAAGCACTTTGTAACTTTTCTATAATAAAAGGTTATTTTTCTTAATCATGCATTCTGTCTATTTTATGAATTTATGGAAGCTCAATAATAAAAATCAACGTATGCACAAGGATATGTTGATTTTTTATTATTGTTTTATTGTTTTATTGTTTATTTAGAATTATAATTTATTTCTATATAATTATAATTAATTATATAGAATATATATTGATTCATATCTTTCAAATAGGGTTATTTCTCTTATATTCTATGCATATATACTTCAATATGGTGATGTTGAAGTGAATTAATCTTGTTATTGGAAAAACACAAAATACTTAAGACATTATCGCTATCAAAGTCATAAGAGGTTTTGTTGCTACTGTATCAACATAAGGTAATGTAAGACAATAATATGATTTAATATTTATTTAGCTTTCTGACATTTCATGCTAAAATATTTTAGCAATATCACTGGTAGGGGGAAGCGTATCACAAATAATTTAGCTGAAGTTTTTACCATGTTTAAAAAGATATAGTAGTAGATTTATCAGTTCAAAAAACATGACTTAGTTGCTATTCAAGCGAATTTTATAATGATAAAATTGTTGAATCAGAGATAAAAATTGTACATTATTTATCTTAAAACTAAAGTTTTGAATGGAAATAACTATTGATTTTAGTTATTTCCATTTTTTTATATGAAAAAGGAAACTAATAATAATTTGACAATATGGTAATGTTACAGTAATAGATATAGATAAAGGTGGAAAATATTATGAGCGAATTATTAAAGAGAAAAGATTTAATGCAATTGTTGAAAATAAATGATGGCACCTTTCGAAATTGGAAGAAAGCCGGAATGCCAATAGTTAAAGCGCAGAATGAAGAGTTCTTTGATCTAGAACAAGTAAAGCGTTGGCATAAAAAGGTAACAGAAGGAATTGATAATCTCATAATTGATAAAAAGTATGACAATAATACGATTAGTGATGTATTCAAATGTTCGCAGCAGGGAGGAATGCGACGTTCTCATTTAACTAATACACTAGTCTTATTCTCGAACCATAAAAATGATGTTTATAGAGATCATACAGTAATAGATGATGAAGGAAATGAAACATTGCATTATACAGGTATGGGTCAAAAAGGTGATCAAGATATTGAGCATGGTCAAAATAAGACTTTAAACCATTCTGAAGATTTAAGTATTAAAGTATATCTGTTTGAATCATTTATTTCGGGCGAACATATATTTCGTGGAGAAGTGAGGTTGTATGATAAACCATATACTACAGAGCAAAATGATAGAATGGTTTGGGTCTTCCCGCTAACTTTTAATAACAGTGAATATTATATCCCAGGAAATATTTCGGATGAAAAGTATAGAGAACAGGCGAATCTAATAAATAAACTCAGTGACAATGATATCTATGAACGTGCTATAAAGGTGAAACAAGTGGGAAGAAAAGAAGCGGTTACTAAAGTATATGCCAGAAATATCCATGTGGCTGCACATGTTAAAAATAGGTCTAATGGCTATTGTGATTTATGTAATAAACCAGCTCCGTTTAAGGATCGAAATGGGAGAGCATATCTTGAATGTCATCATGTAGATTGGCTAGCCAACGGTGGGAAAGATAGCATCGATAATGCTGTTGCTTTAGACCCTAATTGTCACAGGAAAATGCATGAATTAGATTTAAAATCTGATGTGAAATTTCTGAAAGATAGACTAAATTATTATCAAAGTAAGAATTTATAGAAATTTTAATTGTTTGATTAACTTAATAGAATATTATTAATATTTATAGTCATTATGAATTTTTTCAGAATATTGCTAAAATAAGGTGATGAACTTAATTAAATAAGGGTGAGATAAAATGGCGAATTTAGTTAATGATACTTTATCAGCATGGTTACTTGTAGAATCTTTACAACCTGGTGAAGTTAAATACGACAAGGGAAGCACTTTACCTAAAAGTAATTTTCAAAATAATGAACAACAAAAGCAATTACAAAGCTTTGATGATTATTATGATATATGGAATGACGAACGATATACAATTGCAGAGCAATCTCAAAAATACGGTAAAAGAATATTTCGTTTATATAGAAATTGCTTTTACTATAAAGAAATTGATAAAGAAATTCAAAATATTTTTAACGATAACACAGAAGTTTTCAACCCAAATGAAAAGCGTTGTTATGGCTATACATTCCAAACTGATGAAAATGGAAAAGTAATAACAGACAGTCTACATATTCCCATGATTATGAGTGCACTTAAAGAAATCAGAAATAATAAGAGCGCAAATATAGAACAAATATTTAATGACTCTAAACGTAAATTTCAACAAAGATTTAACGAAATTATTGCAGATGAGCCTATTAACAAAGATAAACTTAAGCGATTGGATGCAACATATCGTGACTTTTTTGCTGTACTTATTTCTGAAACAAATGGCATATTCAAACATTATTTTGTGATTGAATATGTTAAAAATAGTGAATCTCCAGACCCTAATTTTAATAGTTTCTTTATTGGTGATATAGAAAGAGCTCGTAAAGACCCTAATCAAACTTTGAAAGCTTATATTGAAGGTATAAATGGTGAAAAGCGTATTGAAGTAGATGAGAATAAAGAAATATTCGATGAGTTTTTACACCCGGCAAACTTACCAGACGGTCGTTGGCCATCTCAAATTGAACATAAATTATATTTAATGCAACAATTAGCTGTAAACCAAATAACAAGTAGTAAAGAACATATTAGTACAGTAAATGGCCCTCCAGGAACAGGGAAAACGACTTTATTAAAGGATATCTTTGCACACTTGGTTGTTGAGCGTGCTAAAGCCTTTGCAGCTTTGGATGAACCACGAGATGCATTTGAAAATTTTAAAATACATGAAACAGATACTTCTCCTATTAAAGTGTTAAAAGAGGAATTTTCTAAATTTAAAATGGTAGTTGCATCAAGTAATAATGGTGCTGTAGAAAACATATCTAAAGATTTACCAAAAATGGAAGAAGTAGCTCGCGATCATGAAGGTAAAGTGTTTCCAGATTATGAACTATCTTATAATAAAGCGATCGATGAATTGAAAAGCTTTAGCACGATTGCATCTCGATTAATAGGAGAGCCAGCGTGGGGATTATTTTCAGGTGTGTTTGGAAAAGGTGACAATATTAATAAAGTAATGAATCAAATTTTTAATAATGGTTCAAATAATAGTGATTCAAAATTTGACGATCCGCACGCTTCATTTGTGAAGTTGTTGCAAAATGAAAAAAATAGTCTTAGTTATAAACAACTTATGAAAAAATGGAGAGATTGTACGAAAGATTTTGGTAAAGAACTCAAAAAAGTGAAAGAATTAAAAGAACTATCAGTTGAAGCATATAATAAATACAAAGAAAATGAAAAATTATTAAATAAAGAAAAAGAATTAGAATCAGAAATAGAAATGTTGAAAGAAAGTTTAAATCAAAACCGTAATGATTTATCAAGCAAAAACAGTGAATTAGAGGATGTAAAAAATAATTTTCAATATATAGAGCAACAAATTGAAACAATTGATGAAATGATTCAAACATATAACCCCAATAATATATTTAAGAAAATGAAGTCTTGGTTAAACCAAACTACTACTAATAATCTAGATAAGTGTAAAGAAGATAAAATAAAATTATTAGAAGAAAAAAAGTCTTACCATACGAAAATAAATGATTTACAAAAATGTATAAAAGAGATAAGTAATAATAATAAAGATTTTGAGCAAAAGATAAAGAATAACGAAGAAAAAATAAATGAGTGTAATATTAAATTGACAGAGTATAATCAATATAAAAGTGATTCTAATGTGACATTTCCTGATTCTGATTTTTGGAACAAAAATAAATATGAAAAACGTCAGGTAGAAAACCTGTGGAATTCTAATGAATTACAATATCATCGTGGATTATTATTTTTAAAAGCAATGGAACTCCAAAAACTGATATTAATTGCCAATAATGGTCCAGTTTATTATGCTATGCAAGACTTTAAAGCTCGTAATTCATATCTTGATTCAGCGCCGATTCGAGTGACTAATGCATGGAATGTGATGCATCTTATTTTTCCTGTAGTGAGTACAACATTTGCAAGTTTTGCATCAATGTATAGAGGTTTGCCTAAAGATTTTATTGATTACTTGTTTATAGATGAAGCCGGACAAGCCCTACCACAAGCAGCAGTCGGTGCATTATATCGTTCTAAGAGAGTGATTGCAGTTGGAGATCCTATTCAAATAGAGCCAGTAGTAACAATGGAAGATAATTTAATAGCTAATATTAGAAAAGGCTATAATATTCATGAACGCTTACTTTCAAAAGAATCTTCTGTTCAAACCGTAGCTGACTTTGCAAATAAATATGGATATTGGAAAACCCAGACGGATGATGATGCTAAAAAACACTGGATTGGAATTCCATTATGGGTACATAGAAGATGTTTAAAGCCAATGTTTACTATCGCCAATCAAATTGCCTATGATAATAAAATGGTCTTACCTAAAACTATTACCGATATAGGTAAAACTGGATGGTATGATGTTAAAGGTAATTCTGTACAGAGGCAATTCGTAAAAGAACAAGGGGATAAAGTCATAGCACTACTTAAAAACGATTGGAAACAAAGTATAGAAAATGGAGAGAATGAACCAAGCGTTTATGTCATTTCACCATTTACTGAAGTAAAAAAACAAATTCAATTATTAGCAAGAAGAGAATTGATTCAAACTGTAAGCGATGATACTAAAAAAGTAAGTGACTGGATCAAAAATTCAATTGGAACTGTACATACATTCCAGGGTAAAGAAGCAAAGAAAGTTTATTTTGTAATAGGTACTGACAATAATCAAGATGGTGCAGTCAATTGGTCATGTGCAAAACCAAATTTATTAAACGTTGCTGTAACAAGAGCTAAAAAAGAATTTTATATTATTGGTGATAAAGAGCGTATTAAATCTAAACCATACTACAGCGTTATTAACTTAGAATCTAATATAGAATATCTCGACGAAGCAATAGAAGGTGGTCGAGATACAAATAAAAAGTTCAATTAGTTAAATCTAATATTTTTATATAGTTGAATATAAGTCATAACAATAAAAAACACTTTCGTTGAATTCAAATGATATGCACTCCCTAAAGTCGGACTAAAATTCCAACTTTAAGGGGTGCAATTTTTATGTTTTTTTACTTCGGGTTTTTCGTGCTTTCTAAAGCGTGATATTAAAATATATAAGTGTGAAAAGATATTAATATTGTATGGGTACGGTATGCTAACATTGAGCGTTTTTTCAATCGTACTTATTTGGTGATAAACAAAATTTTATCTTTTTCTTCTATATTTTGGGTATACTATCTGATTTTTCAATATCTAAAAATATAGTATCCATACTTTGCATTAATGCACTTCTGATATCAGATTCTTCTCCAGAAATTACCAAGGTACGATCTTTGCGAATCAGTTTTAGGTTAAATGGCTGGATCGTTTCTATAATCATTTTTTCATCTACGGATAACATACTTTCACTAATATAGAATTTATTAATAATTTGGTACACAGTCGTTGGTTTTGGGGAGCTTATTAATAGATCTTTTAAAATTTCATTTATTAAACGATAAAAACTTTTAGAAGAGAGCAATAATAAATCAGTAAATTCAGTTGCTTTGGTATATCCATAGTTGTTTAGTAAAAAAATTTTTAATCTTATTAATTATTACATAATATGCTAAACCAAACATCTTTGGTTAGAATAAAATAGTTATATTATCTATTAATCGGCAGTATAAATATTAAAATTAATACATGAGTTATTGACATTTATAGAATAGTATGATTAGCGGAGATCACAAGAAGTACATTTTATAGATATTATGATGATAAATATAATTTTGCTATCAGAGATAGAAGAGATTTTGACGCATTTATACGAAGAACGTCAAAAGATAGATCAACAATTTGCGAAAGAAGATATGTTGAATGTTGAAGTATTTCAACAATTGTTTGAAGTATTAGAGCCATATTCAGAAACAATACGACTTTTATTAGGGCATAATGGAGACTCAAGTTTTGAAATGAAAATAAAGAATGAAATAGGCAAAAGGTTTATCAATTTAGGTGAGCTTCATCATGTATCCAAAGTACGTGAAGATTTAGTGAAAGAATATTTGTATGTTATTTTAATTAAAACATTTCAGTATTGGTCCGCTAATAAAGATAGCATTGACGTAAGAGAAGTGGCATCGACGATGAGAGATATTCAATTAAAAGGTATCAGAAAGACAATTGGGTTGTAAATTCAAGGAAAAGCAAATAGTAGAAAAGAGGGAAATAATATGAAAATTCAAATCTTGTTATTTGATCATATTATAAATAAAGGCGAATCCTAGTGGGTTCGCCTTTTTGCATCTATAAGTATTTTATTTGTTACTGGCTATGTGTTATGACATCGCTTCAACTACAGGTTATAACTGTCGTTTTTAAATTTTACTGATTGATTTATTTTGATAGTTAGGACGTATCATTAAATCTATAATAAGGAGGATAAAAGTATCATTTCTTAATATAACCGAGATTTCCGTTAACAGTCTCATAAAAATCGAATTGCATACCTGATTTAATAGCAGCTCCATTTAAATCTTTATCAAGTACTGTCAGTGCTAATTTACCTTTTGAAAGTTCATTTGCTTTGAATTGAACTGTGTATTCTCCAGTTTTGAAAAGATGTTTTTTAATCTCTAGAACTGTATAGTTGGTTGGATCTTTTCTATTTTTTATTTCAAGATATTTTAATTCTGAGTTTTTAGAGTAGAGTTTTAAAAATATGTTTTCATCTTTTTTGATTATTTTTTGCAATATGATATGCATTCTTTTTTTATATTTATTTTCTTTATAGACGTAATAGTATTTATCGTTTGAAAGGTAAAGTGGCTTCTCGTCTTTCTTTAAATAAAAGTTAACAAAGTCTATAATCTCTTCTTTGTCACCATTTTTAATGAGCGTTAAGGCATGTTGATTCAATGTGTCATCTGCATAGTCCAAAGAATTAAAATCATTATCTATCGTATTTAAAATATCTTGAAAGACAGGAAGTAATGTATCAATTTCTTTAATGAATCCTTTTTTATAAAATTTACCTTCTAAAATATCTTTGTTTATAATTCGGTATAATAAGTTAGCAAAAATTTTATTGTTTTTGTATTTTTTTGTTAAGTAACGGTAGGCTTCATTTTGCCATTTTATACGATTAAGCACGGTAGATGCTTCAGATTTTACTAAAGAAATATTTTCGTCATAACGATTAGCACAATAAACAACGTCTTGTGTGGTACTGATATTTTTAGTGTTAAAAAACACTTCAGCGAAAAATTGTAAATCTTCTCCAAATATCATTTCTGGGAAACGAATATTATTTTTTTTGATAACACTAGATTTCATCATCCTACCAGCAGGCGCTAAATGATAAAATGATTTTCTAAAATTTTTCAAACCAATTTTATTATATGCAATTT
Protein-coding sequences here:
- a CDS encoding O-antigen ligase family protein, with the translated sequence MKTYTKLIFSKEILFVLFLYAGFYKSVVPFSGAIDITIALLFASISITLYDTIKDGYLYKQSLVSIIIFIFFIVYIFISYFYSPSADSLTKSLHFSLTSGWAFIGSFLIIKSNNSFNKVFKGIIILALISSIFGLKEYFNNTIHTQLNVFGSDYLALGRLLGISILILLANILLIKQSITNKIFTSMTTLFLLLILIVSGGRAPLLFLIITILIFLLFQVNLNNKTLKYNKLLPSFIVFLITVVLIFFKSNLAIFETFKTRLLFLTTQSGGGASASGRIDRFKIAFDMFKDSPIYGKGIDSFSKYYGMANDYPHNIFLEIAAELGIIGILIFSIILIYSLYNLHLNFQKDKQNKLLYWKILLIFIYTLLNANISGDIIGNKILFASLGFMIAFSNIYRHNLSINKN
- a CDS encoding sugar transferase, with translation MKRVFDLFTSIVVLGFLSPFLFLVSIAIKLESKGPIVFKQKRPGINNKIFNIYKFRSMKVETPDVATDKIDANIYITKSGRFIRKTSIDELPQLFNVIKGDMSVVGPRPALYNQYDLIAKRTNESVHTVKPGLTGLAQVMGRDDITDDQKVQYDKYYVENQTFILDMFIIYKTIRNTITSEGVKH
- a CDS encoding NAD-dependent epimerase/dehydratase family protein, whose translation is MNVRGNQWKELDFSKYNVIIHLAAIVHNNNPNATMVNYMNVNYYLTKEIAEKAKSEGVNQFIFFSIMSVFGLDGEVGKQVIISKKTLTKPKTSYGLSKIRAEEMLDEIQSNEFKVALLRSSMIYGESAPGNFSKLIKLSKHFTSISSN
- a CDS encoding capsular polysaccharide synthesis protein — encoded protein: MRELQNKKSISIKLPNKLLKLFGKLSIFNKLYGNLVYSKDIDEVNYNDDFITETEAYIKTLKHKSRF
- a CDS encoding HNH endonuclease signature motif containing protein; its protein translation is MSELLKRKDLMQLLKINDGTFRNWKKAGMPIVKAQNEEFFDLEQVKRWHKKVTEGIDNLIIDKKYDNNTISDVFKCSQQGGMRRSHLTNTLVLFSNHKNDVYRDHTVIDDEGNETLHYTGMGQKGDQDIEHGQNKTLNHSEDLSIKVYLFESFISGEHIFRGEVRLYDKPYTTEQNDRMVWVFPLTFNNSEYYIPGNISDEKYREQANLINKLSDNDIYERAIKVKQVGRKEAVTKVYARNIHVAAHVKNRSNGYCDLCNKPAPFKDRNGRAYLECHHVDWLANGGKDSIDNAVALDPNCHRKMHELDLKSDVKFLKDRLNYYQSKNL
- a CDS encoding DEAD/DEAH box helicase, which translates into the protein MANLVNDTLSAWLLVESLQPGEVKYDKGSTLPKSNFQNNEQQKQLQSFDDYYDIWNDERYTIAEQSQKYGKRIFRLYRNCFYYKEIDKEIQNIFNDNTEVFNPNEKRCYGYTFQTDENGKVITDSLHIPMIMSALKEIRNNKSANIEQIFNDSKRKFQQRFNEIIADEPINKDKLKRLDATYRDFFAVLISETNGIFKHYFVIEYVKNSESPDPNFNSFFIGDIERARKDPNQTLKAYIEGINGEKRIEVDENKEIFDEFLHPANLPDGRWPSQIEHKLYLMQQLAVNQITSSKEHISTVNGPPGTGKTTLLKDIFAHLVVERAKAFAALDEPRDAFENFKIHETDTSPIKVLKEEFSKFKMVVASSNNGAVENISKDLPKMEEVARDHEGKVFPDYELSYNKAIDELKSFSTIASRLIGEPAWGLFSGVFGKGDNINKVMNQIFNNGSNNSDSKFDDPHASFVKLLQNEKNSLSYKQLMKKWRDCTKDFGKELKKVKELKELSVEAYNKYKENEKLLNKEKELESEIEMLKESLNQNRNDLSSKNSELEDVKNNFQYIEQQIETIDEMIQTYNPNNIFKKMKSWLNQTTTNNLDKCKEDKIKLLEEKKSYHTKINDLQKCIKEISNNNKDFEQKIKNNEEKINECNIKLTEYNQYKSDSNVTFPDSDFWNKNKYEKRQVENLWNSNELQYHRGLLFLKAMELQKLILIANNGPVYYAMQDFKARNSYLDSAPIRVTNAWNVMHLIFPVVSTTFASFASMYRGLPKDFIDYLFIDEAGQALPQAAVGALYRSKRVIAVGDPIQIEPVVTMEDNLIANIRKGYNIHERLLSKESSVQTVADFANKYGYWKTQTDDDAKKHWIGIPLWVHRRCLKPMFTIANQIAYDNKMVLPKTITDIGKTGWYDVKGNSVQRQFVKEQGDKVIALLKNDWKQSIENGENEPSVYVISPFTEVKKQIQLLARRELIQTVSDDTKKVSDWIKNSIGTVHTFQGKEAKKVYFVIGTDNNQDGAVNWSCAKPNLLNVAVTRAKKEFYIIGDKERIKSKPYYSVINLESNIEYLDEAIEGGRDTNKKFN
- a CDS encoding helix-turn-helix domain-containing protein — translated: MLSSKSFYRLINEILKDLLISSPKPTTVYQIINKFYISESMLSVDEKMIIETIQPFNLKLIRKDRTLVISGEESDIRSALMQSMDTIFLDIEKSDSIPKI
- a CDS encoding TetR-like C-terminal domain-containing protein yields the protein MINIILLSEIEEILTHLYEERQKIDQQFAKEDMLNVEVFQQLFEVLEPYSETIRLLLGHNGDSSFEMKIKNEIGKRFINLGELHHVSKVREDLVKEYLYVILIKTFQYWSANKDSIDVREVASTMRDIQLKGIRKTIGL
- a CDS encoding glycosyltransferase family 2 protein codes for the protein MKVIKSNKVTNKFKVSILISTYNKEKFIENTLNNILAQTMNKNDFELIIVDDCSTDNTLDIISKKIESFSNYQFVQLDENSGTPAKPRNLSIDLSKGKYIMFVDGDDWLPSDALENLYTLLKSNKTDYATGLTKYVYSDRIARSGVALSKIAYNKIGLKNFRKSFYHLAPAGRMMKSSVIKKNNIRFPEMIFGEDLQFFAEVFFNTKNISTTQDVVYCANRYDENISLVKSEASTVLNRIKWQNEAYRYLTKKYKNNKIFANLLYRIINKDILEGKFYKKGFIKEIDTLLPVFQDILNTIDNDFNSLDYADDTLNQHALTLIKNGDKEEIIDFVNFYLKKDEKPLYLSNDKYYYVYKENKYKKRMHIILQKIIKKDENIFLKLYSKNSELKYLEIKNRKDPTNYTVLEIKKHLFKTGEYTVQFKANELSKGKLALTVLDKDLNGAAIKSGMQFDFYETVNGNLGYIKK